The following nucleotide sequence is from Brockia lithotrophica.
CGCGTCGGACCGCATCGAAGGTGCGAAAGCGCCTGGCGACTACGCGGGCCGTCTCGCGGCCCACGTTGTGGATGCCGAGGGCGTAGAGGAAGCGCGAGAGGGGACGGCGTTTGCCCGCCTCGATGGCGGCGAGGAGCTTGCGCGCCTTCCGCTCCTTGAAGAGGGGCAGCGTGAGGAGGTCTTCCTCGCGAAGGGTGTACAGGTCGGCCACGGTGCGCACGAGTCCGCGCTCCACGAGGAGTTCCGCCGTCTTTTCGCTCAGTCCCTCGACGTCCATCGCCTCGCGGGACGCGTAGTGGACGATCTGGCGGGCGAGCTGCGGCGGGCAGGAAAGGGTGTTCGGGCAGTAGAGAAACGGACCGTCGCGCTCGAGGAGCGCGCCGCAGGCCGGACAGCGCTCCGGCGGCCGGATGCGGTGGGTTTCGTCCGGGGGGGTATCCTCGGCAGGACCGAGGATCATGGGGATCACGTCGCCACTCCGCTTGAGGCGCACCTTGCGCCCCAGGGCAAACATAAGGCCCTTGCGCTCGATGTCCTCCACGTTGTTCAGCGTCGCGTGGCGTACGATCACGCCCCCTACGGGAACGGGCTCGAGAACCGCCGTCGGGGTGACGACACCCGTGCGCCCGACGCGCCACTCTACGCCCACGAGGCGGGTGACGACCTCGAGGGCGGGGAACTTCCAGGCGATGGCCCACCGCGGGTACTTCGCCGTAGTCCCGAGGATCTCCCGCAGACGGAGCTCGTCGATCTTGATCACCATCCCGTCGATGTCGATGTCGAGCTCCGCCCGCTTGGGGGCGAAGGCCTCCACTTCTCGGATGAGTTCCTCGACGTCGGTAAAGACCTTGTGGTAGGGATGGACCTTGAGGCGCATCTCCCGGAGGAAGTCGAGCATTTCCGTGTGCCGCCGGAACGTCCGCCGACTCGCGTAGTTCACGTGGTAGAAGTAGATGTCGATCTGGCGCTTGCGCACCTCGGACGTGTCGTAGTTGCGCAGGGCCCCGGCGACGCCGTTGCGGGCGTTCTTGAGGGGCTTTTCCGGGTGCTCTTCGTTGTAGCGGGCGAGGGCGCTGAGGGGCATGACCGCCTCTCCCTGGATCTCATACGTCCCCTCCTTCTCCGGAATGGAAAGGGGGACGGAAGGGATCACCTTGACCGTCTCGAGGACCATCTCCCCCACCGTCCCGTCCCCACGCGTCGCCGCAGCTGTAAGGAGCCCGTCTTCGTACGTGAGGACCACCGTGAGCCCGTCGAATTTGTACTCGAGGACCAAAGTCGGGCGCTCGGGGACGTCCTCCTCCGGGTGTTCCGCACGGTAGGCGGCGATGGTGCGGAGGACGCGGTCGTACCAGTCGCGAAACTCCGCGGCACCGGTCACCTTGTCCAAGCTCCAGAGGGGATTCTTGTGGCGGTGAGGCGGAAAACCTTCGAGGATCGGCCCGCCCACCTTTTGCGTAGGGGAGTCGGGGAGGATCACGCCCGTCTTCTTCTCGAGGCCTACGAGCTCGTCGTAGAGCCGATCGTACTCCTCGTCGGACACGCTCGGCTCCCCGAGCGTGTAGTACTCGTAGTTGTACCGGTTGAGGAGCTCGACGAGCTCGCGCATGCGCGCCAAGATTTCCGGGGGAATCGCGCGTTCCGCGGACGAACCCTCCGACGACGAGGTCCTCTCGGCGGCGTCGGAAAACTCGAAGAGCGAACCTTGTGTTCCGGGGGGCGTACCGCCCGGTTCGGGCGGCGCGTCCCGCCGTCCGGTCGCGTCGGAAGCCACGGAGATCACCTGCCTCGCCGGGATTCCCCATTTCTCCCGACCGCCGGGGAATCGAAAAATCCCGCGCGGCCGGGGTCGACCTGCCACCTCAGGAACCCTTCCGGCGGATGATCGGAGCAAAGCGGGGAAGAAGGATGCGCACTCCCAAGGGTTGGGGAAAGGCGACGACGAGTTCGATTTCGTCCCCTCTCCCGCGGACCTGGACGACCGTCCCTTCCCCGAAGAGCGCGTGAACGAGACGATCGCCCGGTTGCCAGGGTTCGTCCGCAAGATTCGCCTTTCCTCCTTCCCTCCCGGGCCCTCCTCCTTCGCGAGGACCTCCGAAGTGTCCGGAGAAAGGCGAACCGGAGATTCCCGCGATCTCGCGTTCGTCTTCCCCGGCCGGGGGAAAGCCCCGCCGGCGAAAGATTTCCCGCGCCCACGGAACGCGGACGTCCTCGACGACGAGGAGCTCCGGAGGAATTTCTTCGAGAAACCGACTTGGGCGGCTCGCCCGCAAGGGAGATCCGTACTGGGCGCGGTGCTCCGCGTAGGTGAGGAAGAGGCGCTCCTTGGCGCGCGTCATCCCTACGTAGAGGAGGCGGCGTTCCTCTTCTACGTTCCCCTCCTCGAGAGAAAGGTGATGGGGGAGAAGCCCTTCCTCGAGGCCGATGATGAACACCACGGGAAACTCCAGACCCTTGGCGGCGTGGAGCGTGAGGAGGGTTACGCGGTCCTCCGCCCCTTCGTACGTGTCGACGTCCGTGAGCAGGGCCATTTCCGAGAGGAACGAGGCCAGGTCCGCCTCGGGATGGAGGGCTTGAAAGGAAGAAGCCATGTTCAGGAACTCTTGGACGTTTTCGAGCCGGGCGGCGCGTTCCGGCTCGGGAAGCGCGAGGAGAGATGCTCGGTAGCCCGTCGCTTCGAGGACCTCGTCCACGAAGCGCGCGAGCGGCAGTTCCCGGGCGCGCGCGCCGAGGTCGCGCAGGAGCGTGCAAAACCCGATGAGCACTTTGGCCTTGCTCCGCGGGATGTCCGCCTCGTCGGCACGGCAGGCGGCAAGAAAGAGGGAAGAGCCCATGGACTCCGCGAAGGACCGGAGACGGGCAAGGGTCGACTCCCCGAGACCTCGCCGCGGTTCGTTGACCACGCGGAGAAAGCTCAGATCGTCTCCCGGGTTGGCGATGAGCCGGAGGTAGGCGAGGATGTCCTTGATCTCCTTGCGCTCGTAAAACCGAAGCCCTCCGACGATGCGGTAAGGAATGCCGGCGGAGAGGAGGGCCTCTTCGACGGTGCGGGACTGGCCGTTCGTCCGATACAGGACCGCGATGTCCCCCAACGCGTAGCCCTCGCGCGTGAGGGCGTCGATCCGCTTCACGACGGCTTCGGCCTCTTCGGCCTGGTTCCCCGCGAAGAGGACGCGCACGGGCTCTCCTCCGTCGTTTTCCGTCCAAAGGTCCTTGGGGGGACGCCCCGGGTTGTGGCGAATGAGGGCGTTGGCTGCATCGAGAATCCTCTGCGTCGAGCGGTAGTTCCGCTCGAGGGTGATCACCTTTGCCCCGGGGTAGTCCGCGGCAAACGAGTGGAAGATGCGGGGATCCGCACCGCGCCAGGTGTAGATGGACTGGTCGGCGTCCCCGACGACGAAGAGGTTGTCGTGCTCGCGCGTCAGAGCGCGCAAAAGCCGGTACTGCAAGGGGTTCGTGTCCTGGTACTCGTCGACGTGGATGTAGCGGAACCTCGCGGCGAGGCGCGCCCCCGCTTCGTGCTCGAGGAGTTCGACGGCGCGTAGGAGGAGGTCGTCGAAGTCGAGGGAGCCGGCCTTGGCCTTCTTTTCCTCGTAGCGCAGGTAGATTTGGGCGAGCCGACGCTCCGCGGGATGGGTGGGATCGAAGCGCTTGAGGTAGTCCTCGGGCGACGTCCCTTCGTTTTTGAGCCGAGAGATGGTGGCCGCGAAGTGGCGGGGATCCTCGCGCTTGGGGTCGAGGTTGAGTTCCTCGAGGATCTGGCGAAAGAGGCTCCGCACGTCGTCCGTGTCGAGAATCGTAAAGTTCTGCGGAAGACCGATGGCCTCCCCGCCTATGCGGAGGAGTCGGGCGGCAAGGCTGTGGAAGGTGGAAATCCACACCTCGAGGGCCGCCTCCCCTACGAGGGCTACGGAGCGTTCCTTCATCTCCCGCGCCGCCTTGTTCGTAAAGGTGATCGCGAGGATCCGCGAAGGTGGAACGCCGCGGGCGATGAGGTAGGCAATGCGGTGGGTGAGGACGCGCGTCTTCCCGCTCCCGGCTCCCGCGACGACGAGCACGGGCCCTTCCGTCGTCTTCACCGCCTCGCGCTGCTCGGGACTTAGGTTGCGTAAAAGTTCCTCCATGTCCGCCTCCCCTTCGCTCATCGCGCATCGAGCATTCAAGGAAAACGTCTCTCAGGTCATAAAAAGCAAAAGGCCGCATTCGGAGTCGCCGCCGGGGCATTCGCCTACTTCCACCCGCCATTCTAACGCAACCGGGGGCACACGCCAAAGGGTGTGCCCCCGAGGAGAACTTCCGTTGCCCCGCTCACCGCTTGCGGTGCGGAACGCCTCGCGACCCAGCTTCGCCTTGAAGCGGCGGAGCCGCCTTTGAGGAAGGCGGAGGAGAACTTCCGCGGCGATCCTTGAGCTTGCGCATGACAAGGGCGTAGCCGTCGCTTCCGTAGTAGAGGCTGCGCTTCACGCGCGAGATGGTCGCCGTGCTCGCACCGGTCTTTTCTTCGATGGCGGCGTACGTCTCGCCGTCCATGAGCATGCGCGCGACTTCGAAGCGCTGGGCCATCGCCTTGAGCTCGTTCACCGTGCAGAGGTCGTCGAAGAAGGCGTAGCATTCCTCGAGCGTCTCCAGGGTGAGGATGGCCTCGAAGAGGGAATCCAACCCGGAATCGCGGAGCTTCTCCAACCGCTGGGAATTCATCCGCGCATCCCCCTCAACCGCTCCCGGTCGGTGTACTTCGCGTATACTTTACCACATCATCGAAGTGAAGTACAGGAGGAGCGGGCGGGGATCCGTCGGCGGGGGAATCCTCGGCAGGCGTTCGCTCCGCCGGGAAGCGATCCCGCTAGGGAGCAAAGCTCACATCGTAGCCTTGGAGCGGGAGCACCACGACCCACGTCGCACCGGGAACGAGGGGGATTTCCCGCGAATCTCGGAACAGCCGGTACGGGCCGCTTCCCTCCCAGCGGGCTTCCACGGGGAGGGCCTCCCCTTTGGCAAGCCACCACGCTTCCCGCACGTCGGCAAGGTCGATTTTGAGGTGCCCGGCACTGTCGGCCACCGTGTGGGGGACGCGCACGATCACGACGTTGGCCAGCTGAACGGGCGCTTGCGTCCTCCGGTCGGTGTCGGGTGTCCCCCCCGTAGCCCGGACGTACCCCCCTCTGCCTTCTTCGTACGTGTAGGTCACGGGAGAAGAGCCCCGATAGGTGATGCGCACGCGCCCGGCCGGGCGAACGTCGGAAGACAGGGCCGCCGGTCCTTCCGGAGAAAAGGAAAACGAAGGAGGCTGCCCCGTCGGCGGAATGCCGCGGGCGGCCATGTACGCTTCGAGCTTTTCGGCGCTCGTGTACAGGTTGTGCGGAGGTTTCCGGTCGGGAGAGCGCCAAAAGTACTTCCCCTCGGCGGCGAGGCCGTCGAGGTGCGGCGGGTCCCCGCCCGCGAGGATCGCGTCCGCTTCGTCGCTCCCCCCGGCGTGTACGAGAACGGCCCCGAACGCGCGGGCCACCTCGATGAAGTACGGCCGGGCGCTACGGACGGGACCGATCTCGTCGGGCATGCCGCTGTGGAACACGGCGAGAAAGCGCGGGATTCCCCCCTCCGCGAGGAACTCGTAGATAAAATCCGCGGCGAAGAGGCCCGACTGCGGGCGAGCGTCCGGCGCATTTTCGATCACCACCGCCAACGGACGCCGGGCGATCGGCTTTCCGATCTCGCGGCCGGTAAGGGGGGCGTACGCTGTGGTAGGTTGCGGGGCCGCCGGTGCGGACGACGAGGGGGGAGGAGAAGGGGCGGATGGCTCTTGTTCCGGGCGGGAAAAGCAACCCGCGAGAAAGACGAGGACCACAAGCGCGACCGCCCACCTCCCGTGCACCCAGAGCCTTCTCATCTCCCGGACCTCCTCTTTCTGCCTACAACGTTGGTTCCGGTCTTGGGGGTCGGAAACGCGCGAGCAAAGGGCCGCTCACGGGATCATACGGCCGAAAAACGCTCGGCATACCGCCGAAGGTGTTCTTCGTCGGCGATGTCCTCGCGCAGGGAAAAGCCCGCCTCCCGAAACGGGGACGCCCACGCGTACGCGCGGCGGCGCGCTTCTTCCCAATCCTCGCCCAACCCCACCACCGTGAGGAGGCGACCGCCCTGGGAAACGAGGCGGGCATCGTGCGCACGGAGGACCCCGCGCCGGGCGCGCGCGAAGTCCTCCCCCTCTGCCGCGCGCACGTTGGCGTAGTATACACGAAGGAGGGGGGTATCCCCCCGGGCCACGGGGAGCGTCGGATCGGCGGGATAGGGAAGGGGAAGTCCCCGAACCGGAGCTTCCGGATAGCCGGGCGCGGCGACGACGACGCCCACCGCCCGTTCCTCGCAAAAGCGGAGGGCGTCGGGACGAAGGCGGCCCTCGGCGAGCCCGGCGAAGACCGCGCCGAGATCTCCGGTAGCGCGGCTCAGGAGGATTTGCGCCTCTGGATCGCCCAAGCGCACGTTGAACTCGAGGACGTGCGGCCCTTCCGCCGTCCACATGAGTCCGAGGTAGAGAATCCCCCGGTACGAAATCCCCCGGCGTTCGAGAGACGCGAGGAGGGGATCGAGGATTTCCGCGCGAACGCGCGCCTCCGCCTCCGGGCCGTATCCCGGCAGCGGGGAAAACCCCCCCATTCCGCCGGTGTTCGGCCCGACGTCCCCCGTCCCCAGGCGCTTGTAGTCGCGCGCGGGCGGCAGAAGAACCGCTTCCCCGTCGGCGACGAGGGCGTGTACGGTAAGCTCCACGCCCTCGAGAAAGCGTTCGACGACGACCCGGCTTCCGGCCTCGCCGAAGCGGCGGGCCTCGAGCATCTCCCCGAGGGCGGTCCGGGCCTCTCCCTCGTCGCCGGCGACGACGACGCCCTTCCCCTGCGCAAGTCCGTCGGCCTTGATCACGAGTGGATAGGGGCCGACGGCGAGGAGTTCGTCGGCGTCGGCCAGGCGCTCCACCACGCGAAACTCGGCCGTGGGAATCCCCGCCTCGCGCATGAGCTCTTTGGCGAACACCTTGCTCGCCTCGAGGCGGGCCCCTTCCCGTCCGGGACCCACCACGGGAATCCCGCGCGTGCGGAGAGCGTCGGCGAACCCGTGAGCCAACGGCTCTTCCGGACCGACGACGACGAGGTCGACGCGTTCCGCGCGAACGCGTTCGGCAATTTCCTCTGGATCGCTCCAAGGGATCCTCCACACGTCCCCGAGGACGCCCATGACATCCGTCCCCGGCGTAAAGCTCACGCGCCGGACGCTCGGCGAGCGAAGAAGGGCGACTCCCAGGGCGTACTCTCGACCACCGGACCCCACGACGAGCACGTGCACACGGGCCACCTCCCTGGCACCTCGCGATGAGGGTGCGCACGTTTCCCTATCGGGTTACCCCAATCCCGCATCAGTGACGAAAGACGCGGACGTCCGTGAAGACCATGGCGATACCCGCCGCGTCGGCCGCCCGAATGACCTCCGAGTCGCGCACGGAACCGCCGGGCTGAACGATCGCCCGCACACCCGCGGCACCGGCGAGCTCTACGGTATCGGGAAAGGGCAGAAACCCGTCCGACGCGAGGACGGCCCCGCGGGCGCGCTCGCCTGCCTGGCGCAGGGCGATCTCCGCCGAACCCACGCGGTTGGGCTGCCCCGCCCCCACCCCTACCGTGACCCCGTCCCGGGCGAGGACGATGGCGTTCGACGTCACATGGGCGGACACCGTCCAGGCGAGGCGCACGCTCGGCCAGAGCTCTTCCGGAACCGGGTGGGCGCCCACGATCCGGAAGGACGGCGCGCGCCGTTCGCGCACGGAGACGAGGAGCCCCCCGCGGACGCTCCGAAGGTCGAGATCTTCCGCGGGGCGGAGGAACTCCCGAGGGTACACAAAGACGCGCAGGTTTTTCTTGCGCGTGAGGGGTTCGAGGAGCTCAGGGTCCGTCCCTTCCGGGAGGAGGACGACGTCGAGGAAGATTTCCGCCAGCGCGCGCACGAGCGCCTCGTCGGCGGGCCGGTTTACGGCCACGACTCCGCCGAAGATGGATACGGGGTCGGCGTCGTGTGCCCGGCGGTAAGCCTGGAAGACGTCTGCGCCGATCGCCGCCGCCGCAGGCGACGCGTGTTTGAGGACCACCGCGGTCGGGGCGGAAAAGTCCGCTTCGAGGTCGGCGAGAAGGCGAAGGGCCCGTTCGATGTCGAGGTAGTTCGTGTAGGAGAGGGGCTTCCCGCTCAGGAGGCGAAGATCGGCCAACGAAGGTCCCGCGGCTCCGGCGAGGCGGAAAAACGCACCGCGCTGATGGGGGTTTTCGCCGTAGCGGAGCTCTTTCCCTTCCACGCCCCAAAAGGCGACCGCCCGAGGCAGGGCCGAAGAAGCCTCCGACGCTCCCCCACCCGGGGAAACCGTCGCCCCTCCGACGGCGAGAGCTTCTTCCCAAGGGGAAGGGGCGATTCCCGCCCGTGCCTCCGCATCTTCCGAAAGGCCCCGGGCGTCCGACGCATCGGGGCCGTCCACGGGCGAAGCTTTTCCCGGTTCTTCGAAACGGCCCTCCCGAAAGGCGAAAGCGATCGCCAGATCGTAGAAGGCCGTGCGGCGGAACGCGCGTTCGGCGAGCGCGCGCCGCACGGCGAGGGCACGCTCCGGGGAAGCGTCCAACCCCTCGAGGGCGAGGGGGACGTCTGCAGGGGAAGAGACGACGAAGACGCGCGCGTGGGCTTTCGCCGCGGCGCGGAGGAGGGCGACGCCGCCGACGTCGACGAGCTCGACGAGCTCTTCGCCGCGCAGGCCCCTGTCCCGCGCGTCTTCGAACGGGTAGAGGTCGACGACGACGAGGTCGAACGGTACCCCTCCCGCCGCCTCCACGGAAGAGAGGTCCCCGGGCGTAGGTCGCGCGAGGATCCCCGCAAACACGCGGGGGTGCAGCGTCTTTACGCGCCCTCCCAAGAGCTCGGAAAATCCGGTCAACGTGTCGAGGGAGACCACGGGAAGCCCGGCCTCCCGCAGGTAGGCCGCCGTACCCCCGGAAGCGTAGAGTTCCACCCCGCGGGCTGCCAGCTCGCGGGCAAAGGGCAGGTAGGGCGGCTTCGTGTAGAGGCTCATGAGCGCGCGGCGTACGGACATGTCCGAACCTCCTTCTCCGAACCTCCCGCCAACGCCTTTCTCACGAAAGAACGGAATCGAGGACCGCGAAACGATCCAAACAACGGTTAAACCCCAGGTTCTCCTTCCTGCAAGAAGCGCACCCGCCTACCCTCGAGGACGAGTCCTTCGCGGAGAATCCGGGAGAGCACAGCCGGGTACAGACGGTGCTCGACGCGCTTGATCCGTGCCGCCAGCGTCTTCGGAGTGTCCGTAGGTCGCACGTCCACGGAACGTTGGGCGACGATCGGACCTGTGTCCACGCCTTGGTCCACGAGGTGGACGGTCGTGCCGGTCACCTTGACACCGTAGGCGAGGGCTTGCCCGACGGCGTCCTTGCCTGGGAAGGCGGGAAGGAGCGCCGGATGAAGGTTGAGGATCCGCCAAGGGTAGGCGCCGAGGAGCGTAGGGCCCACGAGGCGCATGTACCCCGCGAGGACAAGCCACCGCGGGGCAAAAGGCTTCAAAAAGGCGAGGATTGCCTCCTCAAAGGCCGCCTTGTCGGGAAAGTCCCGAACCGACCGGGCGAAGACCTCGCGCCCCAGGCGGCGAAACTTCCGCACGACGGGTGCCTCGGGTCGGTCGCTCACGAGTGCGACGACGCGGTAGACGCCTTCCCGGCGGACGAGTTGTACGGCGTTGGACCCCTCGCCCGAGGCGAACACGGCGACGGGTACCGGCTCCGCCCCAGGACGCCATTCCGGGGGGATCTCGAGGCGGTCGGCGTGTTCTTCTGCGGACACGGGCTCCTCCCTCCCTGGATTTCTCCTTCTCTACACCCCGCGTTGCCCGCAAACGGCGCGCGGCCGCGTTGCCCGCAACCGGCGCGCGGCGAGAAGACCGCCTCACGCAAACCTCGCTTCGATGTGAAAATGGCGCGGGCCGCGGAAATGTTCACGCGGGGAGGTGTCCGCCGTACCGGAAACGTACGGCGCCCCCTTCCCCGCCCTGGCCCTGTTCTACGAGGCGACCGAGGACGACCGGCTTTTCTCCGAGATCCTCAAGCGCCCGCCGCACGTCGCCGAGGCGTTCGGGGGCGACGACGAAGACGAAACCGATCCCCTGATTCCACACGGCATACGCCTCGCGGTCGTCGAGGTTTGCGGCCGCCTGCGCGCGCCGAAAGATTTCGGGAACTTCCCACGCCTCGACCGCGACTTCCGCCGCGAGCGTGGAGGGAAACACGCGTGCAAGGTTTTCGGGAAACCCCCCGCCGGTGATGTGCGCGGCGGCCTTGGCGCCCGCGGCAAAGGCCGCCGCGGCCTGGTGAACGTAGAGCCGCGTCGGGGTGAGGAGCTCTTCGGGGGTGAAGAGGTCCGGGTCGCGGGCGAGGAGGGCGCGAAGAAGGCTGTAGCCGTTTGCGTGAAACCCGGAACTCGCAAGGCCAAGAAGGAGGTCGCCGGCGGCCGGCGCCGGACGCGCGAGGGAGGCTCGGGGGGCGACGCCCACCGCAAACCCCGCAAGCTCGAGGGAGCCTTCCGGAAGCATTCCCGGAAGTTCGGCGGTTTCGCCCCCCAGGAGAACTGCCCCGACCTCACGAAGGGCGTCGACCATGCCCGCGATGAGGCGTTCGATCGCGTCGGGATCGAGGCGACCCATGGCTACGTAGTCGAGGAAGAAGAGCGGCTGTGCTCCTTCCGCCGCCAGGTCGTTCACGTTCATCGCCACGAGGTCCCAACCGGCAACTTCGAGGCGACCGTGGGCCTGGGCGAGAAGGAGCTTCGTCCCTACGCCGTCGGCCGAGGCGAAGAGCACGGGGTCGTCGAGCCCGTCCGGCAGGCGAATCGCGCCGGCAAAGGCACCGATTCCGCGCAAAACTTCCGGGCCGTGCGTGCCTCGGACGAGTTCGGCTACGCGTCGGACGACTTCCGCACCCCGATCGAGATCGACGCCGGCGCGGCGGTAGGCTTCGGCGTAACCCGACGCACCGGAACCCGGCTCGCGTGGCCGCTCCATTGGTCGTACCTCCTTGGAATCCGGATCGCGCGCCTCTACCCGTCTCGGGGCACGAGGCAGGCCGTGCACACGCTCCCCCGGGGAAAGAGGGCGGCAAAGGTTTCGAAGTCGAGGTAGGCGAGGGAATCCGCACCGATGTGCGCGGCGAGTTCCCCGCGGGACATCACGCCCATGGGCGGCGTTTCGGGGCCGAAGAACCCGTAGACGCAAGGGGCGGTCACCGGAGGGGAGGCGATGCGGACGTGGACCGCGCGCGCCCCCGCGTCGCGCAGAAGCTTGAGGAGGCGCGCCGCCGTGGAGCCGTACACGAGCGAATCGTCCACGAGGACGAGGCGCTTCCCGTGCACGAGCTCGCGGACGAGGGCGAACTTGGCCTCGAGGACGGCATCCCGTTCCCCCTGGGCGAGGAGAAAGCTGCGGGGCGCGGCGGGGGACTTCACGAGCACCCCTTCGAGGGGAAGACCGAGGGTCTGAGCGTACCCGAGCGCCTGGGGAAAGGCCGTATCCGGGGCGTACACCACCATGTCCGCCTCTGCGGGCGCCCGGCGAGCCAACTCCTCCCCCAGGCGCTTTCGCGCGGCGTACAGGCTCACGCCGAAGAGGCGGCTGTCGGGTCGGGAAACGTACAAGAGTTCGAAGGCGCACACGCCGCGGGCGAAGGAGTTCGCATCGCGCCGAGGCGCGGGCTCTTCCCCGCCCTCCGGCGTCCCGGGGAGGGGACGCGGAATGTAGCGCATTTCGCTTCCGTTCCACCGCCAGCGGCTCACCTGACCCGCCCGAACTTCGGAGACGGAAAATCCCAAGGCTTCCAAGGGAGACGTCTCGCTCGCCAGCGCCACGAGATCCCCCTTGCGCCCCACGAAGAGGGGGTAGACGCCGGTGGCGTCGCGAACCGCGGAAAGCCCGTCCCGCTCCACCATCACGGCCGCGTAGGGGGAAGGCAAGGCGGCAGGCCAGGGGCGGCCTGCAAGGACGGCGCGGACCCCCTCGGCCTCCTCGGGAGCCAGCGGCCCGAGGTAGGCGACGGCTCCTTCGCCGGACGCGACGTCCGAAGGCGAGACGTCGATCCACCCGCCCCCTTCGGCGAGCGCGAGCGCCAGAGCCCCCAGCGCGCCGCTCCCGAGGCGAACGGGGGAGGACTCCCCGATGCCTACGGCCACGCGGGGCCCTCCGTCTCGTCCGCGCTCCTCCGTTTCGCCTTCGGGTACGGAAACGCGGCGCTCGGGAGGGGTGAGCCCGAGGACGCGCCCGCCGCGGTGGAGGAGAGCGTGAACGGCCCGCGAGGCGAGGGATTGCACTTCTTCTTCGACCTTCGGTCCCCCCTTTCCTCCCCCGAGCGGGGGTAGGTAGAGGGCAAAGAGCCCCCCGCCTTTCACGGCGCTTCCCCCTCCCGATAAGAATCTGCGCCGTGCGCCGAAGAAGCGGCTCCTCCCTCCGAAGGCTCTCCCCGGAAAGGCGGGCGGGAAACGAGGCCGACAAGGGCGAGCTCGCGGGGGAGCCAAGACCCGATTTCCGAAGGCCCTACGCGGACGGGCATTCCCTCGACTTCTACGCCTTCTCGCCGCACCTCCCCCAAGGAGAAGACCCGGAGTCCTTCGCCGCACGCCCACGCGAGAAAGTCTTTTGCGATCGCCCGCTTTACGACGAACACGCCGTAGGCCCCTTCGCCGAAAAGGAGGGCAAGACTCTCCGCAGGCGCACGGTCGAGTTCGCCGAGGGCGACACCGCTCGCCGAAGAGGCGGCCATCTGGAGAAGGGTGCCGAGAGCTCCGCCTTCGCGGACGGCGCGCGCCGCAAGAATTCCGCGGCGGAGGGAGGTGTCGGCGTAGAGGCGCACGAGCGCGTTGCGCAGTCGTCCCTCTCCCTCGCGCTGCGGCGCCAGGGGAATCCGGGCCAGGCGCGCCA
It contains:
- a CDS encoding Phosphoribosylformylglycinamidine cyclo-ligase, whose protein sequence is MERPREPGSGASGYAEAYRRAGVDLDRGAEVVRRVAELVRGTHGPEVLRGIGAFAGAIRLPDGLDDPVLFASADGVGTKLLLAQAHGRLEVAGWDLVAMNVNDLAAEGAQPLFFLDYVAMGRLDPDAIERLIAGMVDALREVGAVLLGGETAELPGMLPEGSLELAGFAVGVAPRASLARPAPAAGDLLLGLASSGFHANGYSLLRALLARDPDLFTPEELLTPTRLYVHQAAAAFAAGAKAAAHITGGGFPENLARVFPSTLAAEVAVEAWEVPEIFRRAQAAANLDDREAYAVWNQGIGFVFVVAPERLGDVRRALEDLGEKPVVLGRLVEQGQGGEGGAVRFRYGGHLPA
- a CDS encoding Phosphoribosylglycinamide formyltransferase — protein: MSAEEHADRLEIPPEWRPGAEPVPVAVFASGEGSNAVQLVRREGVYRVVALVSDRPEAPVVRKFRRLGREVFARSVRDFPDKAAFEEAILAFLKPFAPRWLVLAGYMRLVGPTLLGAYPWRILNLHPALLPAFPGKDAVGQALAYGVKVTGTTVHLVDQGVDTGPIVAQRSVDVRPTDTPKTLAARIKRVEHRLYPAVLSRILREGLVLEGRRVRFLQEGEPGV
- a CDS encoding Amidophosphoribosyltransferase produces the protein MKGGGLFALYLPPLGGGKGGPKVEEEVQSLASRAVHALLHRGGRVLGLTPPERRVSVPEGETEERGRDGGPRVAVGIGESSPVRLGSGALGALALALAEGGGWIDVSPSDVASGEGAVAYLGPLAPEEAEGVRAVLAGRPWPAALPSPYAAVMVERDGLSAVRDATGVYPLFVGRKGDLVALASETSPLEALGFSVSEVRAGQVSRWRWNGSEMRYIPRPLPGTPEGGEEPAPRRDANSFARGVCAFELLYVSRPDSRLFGVSLYAARKRLGEELARRAPAEADMVVYAPDTAFPQALGYAQTLGLPLEGVLVKSPAAPRSFLLAQGERDAVLEAKFALVRELVHGKRLVLVDDSLVYGSTAARLLKLLRDAGARAVHVRIASPPVTAPCVYGFFGPETPPMGVMSRGELAAHIGADSLAYLDFETFAALFPRGSVCTACLVPRDG